The Culex quinquefasciatus strain JHB chromosome 2, VPISU_Cqui_1.0_pri_paternal, whole genome shotgun sequence genome contains the following window.
attgaatttgcaatttaaaagtaggggaaatatgcccattttaatcactctaagccgttcgaccaattctcatcacttttgcggttttccgctattaaatccacattttcagaagtatcagcaatgaagagttgcttgctcacttttttttaagctagttattactttggaacagtcaaaaacactttataacagctgtaattcatgatcaaagtgctgataggccgataatagaaataggctgagaaagggtatagttcccctactttacagatttttgataaagggctccgttttcaagatatagccaccgaaagtttgattttagcgaaatatttgcagtttttcaatttttaaaaatagtgatcaggattgaccatttccaaaaatatttatttttgaaaagttcagaaaatttgctataaaattgtccaagagacattgaagattggacttcgggttgctgagatagagccgctttaagaaaaagaaacacgaaatttgaagttttctaaatctcaccaaaacaacccaccattttctaatgtcgagatctcagcaactaatggtccgattttcaatgttaaaacataaaacattcatgaaactttccgatcttttcgaaaaaaatattttgaaattatttaaatcaaaactaacatttaaaaagggccaaacattgaatattacgcccatttaaaatactagtcttgatttaaaaaaatagttatagtattagttaattattagtttttctgaaagttcacatgatttcgaaccaaactgcatcattaactcaaaattgacgaaatttcatatgggacggacttgatttgAACGGAAGTATATTggttgtatcaaaattagtggccaaatcaaatttctatcgatgtcgccccgggctatcaatctcaccccagtttacggtacttaattcaataatttgaaaattccaaaaatcaacatctaaaaataagaaaacttgGCGAAAGcgaagcgattgtccacgctccatacaaaaaagaaattgttttgaatggaaattgtccacgaagtgGGAGGGGGGCGGGGtctgaatttcaaaaaagtgtccacgtggcttGTGGGTGGTccctatgaaaaaaataattaaaatcttTGATTACCGTTAATTTACCGAAAAGCATTTATTTCGCTTCATGTTGCGATTACAATAATTATGAATGAACGATCTGCTCTGCCCCCTATTTACGATCCAAACTTCTGCTTCTTCTCGTCCTGGTACTTGAAGTGCAGATCCATACAGTCCTGGTTGGAGATGTTGACCCAGCCGGTCGGTTTGATGTGGTAAACGCGCACGATGCCACCGGAGTACGCATCCCGGTGCGTCGCGTGATAGATGGCGCGCCGTCCCAGATCCTGCGCATCCTCATCCGACAGGTCCCACCGATAGCCGGAATCGAGCACACCGTACGCGTAGATCGAGCCACTGCCCACCGAGAATACCTTGCCGGGAGTGCGCGTTCCCTCGGAATCGATGTAATACAGCTGAGGACCGCGCTTGTCGTACCCGGCCAACATCATTCCCATGCTGAGGCCCATGCCCTTGTAGTAGTACACAATGTTGGACATGATCTTGCTGGCAGCGGCCACCGAAATACGTTCCTTGTTGCGCAGCTCGTAGATTCGGCACTCCTTGGCCAACACCCGATCCCAGTACACGCAATCGGCCGCGCCACCCGCCAACGTTCCCAACAGGTAGTCGTTTATCTCGACAATCTTCTTCATCGTCTGCGAACCGATAAACTGACCGCCGGTGGCACGGGAATCGACCGCCAGAATAACTCCACCCTGGAACCGGAACCCGAGCGTTGTCGTTCCGTGGTCAAAGTCCATCTTGATGCCGCTCGATTCGCCATGGGCCTGCAGTTTGGCCAGATTCTCCGCCGGCTGTCGAAAAGAAGCGAAAGTACCCGGACAATGACTCGGATGTTAGCCAGCACGAACATAACCTCCTCTCCGCTCCGCTACTAAACTTACCTCTTGGAACGGTGGAACCGCCAGCGACAGACTGTTTTCCAAGTTTTGGCTGCCCAGCGCAATGTCCCGCTGGAAGGATTGGTAGCCCATGGGGCCACCGGCCAGCAGCGAACCGCTGGAGAATCCGCAAACGTCGGCGAGAGCCATTTTTCCTCTGAAATATCACGAAAAAACTACTGAGTCGAGTGCGTCGCGGAAAGATTCTTCACCAACAATGATGACAAACAAAATCAGCTTTGACAGTTGTGTGAGGTTGCGGTGCCGCGGCGATGATTTTTGCACAGTGGGattgatgtttgaaaaattggtcaaaatgttctgaaaacatcGCAGAACTGCATTTTGTTgtgaaaagcaaaaaatgtttttcccgaGTTTTTCCGGGTTCGCCATTTGGcggaattttcacaaaaatattgaaatttggttTCAGAATTCATGAATCAAAGAATGGTTTTCTGTGTTGTTTTTAGAAGCATTTTCATAtcgtgaataatttttcatttcaagcTAAGctatgtaaatgggccaaaacCGAAGTGGAAACAAACAGGTTGTCCTGCTTACGTTAGTGAAcatttacattaggaacgatcaggacagactctttgtttacacttcggttttggcccatttacattgttttgcttgatttcatATTACTGTtttggaccctgaattcagatcCATCCTTGCCAGTTATTGCTTCAGGACCAATACGCATCTCCCAAGAAAAGGGGTAAagaaatacactcaacccccggtggttggtcactttttcgtttgacacttttttagtttgtaccccgttggttggtcaaagtcaaactaaaaagtgacgaactgtcactttttacactgcgctcacgcacactattaaaacaaacgtttgttagtgtgtgtgaactccgtgtaaaaggggtgtcaaactaaaacgtgaccccgttcgtttgacaacagtaggtgtcaaaccatcggggtttgagtgtagcatTACAAAAAATTTCTTGGTGCTTTACTTCACCACACGGGGCTTGCCACAGAGTACTGTGTATACTCTGTGGGCTTGCTTTCACTGCCgttgctgcccatttgaaattttccttgaTCGGTTCCTCAACACGTCAAGAAATTTTGCGCATTCTTTTCATGACCCTcaaagaaaagttgacagttcggttTAAGCGCGTGAGAgatacttcaaaaaatattcgcaacgatccttatcaaaaattattaaaaacaaagtcagaaactaaaaactaaataaaaattcagcaaacaaattttaatttctgaaaattaaaaaaaatactgaaatcttgactggaattctaaaattttacaatcattacattctcaaattcttgaaattctcagattccaaaattcttaaattctttttaaaatctTGAATGACAACATCTTaagataccgtcatcaggggagacattgggtctgggggtgagattgggtcatacaaatttcttcatttttctaagacccaatctcaccccccagacccaatgtcacccctgatgacggtacagaAAATCACTTGGGAAATAAGATAACTTTGGGGCATTTTTCGAGGAGTATTTTAAGCAAGATTCCTAAatctgggtctcgtggcgcaggggtagcggcttcggctgccgatcccgatgatgctatgagacgcgggttcgattcccgccttatccactgagcttctatcggatggtgaagtaaaaccacagacaaacagacatgaaagCTAGTACAAATTCTTGATCAAAAAGTGGGACCAGTTTAAATTAGAATTTCGTTTGCTCACTAACGACATCTGTTGTAGATTCCTAGAATCATTCCTTTTGAAAGCATGCAGTGCATGTTTATGTATGCGTGCATGGGTATATGCAGCTAgctgtcaaaattaaaaaaaaatcaaacaaaaacaatgaatgTTGATTTTGCCACCAACAAGTCAATCGATTCACGAAAATTGTGACCGGAACGCCTTCGTTCACCGAAAGCGATTCTGAACTAATGTGTTCTCAACGTTTTCAACATCCttcaatgatttagaatttctgATAAAGCGATTGAAAGTGTGCGCCGCGCTGTAGATAGCGGCGGTGACCGCGGTGATGCAGAACATTTTCGATATCAAATCCATAACATGTCGTAGATAATCATTGTGAAATGGAAATCTCAGACTTCCATTCCATTCTCAGAGTTCACCTTCTGATTCTGTCCCTCCACCAGCCGAAGGTTCTTCTGGACCATGGCCGTACTGGACGTAACCGAAGCCCTTGGAGCGTCCCGTCTCCTTGCCCATCACCAGCTGGAGCGCCGAAACAGTTCCGAACGGAGCAAAATTcggccgccagctgctgcatgTTGATAGATCGCAACAGTTCTTTGCCCTCATTAAGTTCCTTGGCCTTTGCAGTAGCGAGTTCGGCAATCGGAGCAGGAGCATCCCGGCTCCGAGTCTCGAGTATTCGGCACGATTCCGGCGGTTACAGGTGTCATGCGCAGGAGGCAGCGGCGCCAAGTTCTGACTGAGAAATTGGGGGCATTTGGGGGACAATCTGAGAAGGTGGCCAAGATCAATCCGGTGGCTAGGTCGGTGGAGAATTTTCTCGAGCAGCACCACCAAAACAACGAGCCCCGGCAACAAGCAAATTCTCAACATTTACGAGAGCATCATCGAGGTTTTTTATTCCACCGACCGAATCTGTTAGCGGCTCAAGTGGCCACTTCATAAGCGACAACCCGTGCTTGGCCATCGGAACAACGACGAGATACCGCAGAACAATTTCAATAGGAAcagttaaaaaatctttttgtaatcAGAAGTGCACGTGTAAGGCGGGAAGAAACGATGGAACAAAACAGACAGACAAGGAAAACGAAAGCTGTCATTTGAAACGCTGTCACTACGCACAAGGGCGCCTCTGGTGGTCAATCCGAAAAGTAATAACCATGCTTctcgatatttgaaaaaagttcgtTACATTTTTGGGACAGGTTGGTGACCTCCACTTacatgtctgtttgtctgtggtaaaacgtcggtcccggtttctcctgtctcgtcaaaggcgctggagcagaaatcccacgttagaggaaggccatgccccggggggcgtagtgccaatagtttcgttttttcctaaatcttgaaaaaaaatcgatattcaACTATCCGTAGTGAACTATAGGTATTTCGATGACTTTGCATAATTGAGTACGAAtcgttttggatatttttaaatttccatttttttattttttgtgaataaataaaaaaaaataccgtgttttacttccattttttattttctggttTTATATTATTAcacttttagaaatttttaattttgtattttaaatatttttgatccttgatttttttttattacattttgaaATGCACGTCTAAatctcggaaaaaaatcaaatatttgtaaaatttttattttctgaatgtttttttacatttttaggaCTGGTATGCTCTTCAAAAGaaagggggtcaagaaacagctttacgaacggcggaacaaaagagagggaatgttttcttggggcttttcttcgccCTCTCTTacttgctttcgctaccgctgctgcccatttgaattttttcttgaccgattacttccgaagtgcgtacctTACATAAAATGTCAACATTTCTGTGCTTTTTTGTCAGGAAATTAAATGATTATGGCAAtgctttttgacagtttgactttattttgaaagaaaaacaaaactcaTCCATTTAATATTCGACATTTAAGTGATTACATACATCTAGaacatcacaaaatttcatattacagaaaatttactaaatccATTTAAAAGATGTTTTTCAATCGCTCCTGATAGTTTCATGCACATATTTAattaataaacttaaaaaaaatattattaaacttAGTAAAAGACGAAAATAtgctataagctattgtgtttcatatgacctattaaaaaaaatctagatttgagCGCAAAGTTTTGCCATGCGAACTGTCAAACGTCGTCGGTCAAGCTTTGAGAGCGTTTTTTCTCGAATCACCgaattgatttacgggtgccacgatagcTTGAGATGCAATGAACCAAATTGGCTAGCATTTGAggatgacgaagcccgatttttttattttgcttctttaaaaaattcaaaaatcaaaaatatgaaaattcaccaacattttgagcCTATTTGGTGAAATTAGTGTTGAAATATCGTGGCACCTGTTTTTGGAAaggctaacttcaaatagctatatctcagcaacgatacaacgaaatgtcttcaaatttgttttgttattatttgaaaaaatgtattaattGGTGCCCTTGAAACAGATTTGAGATAACTCGActattttttgattaggtcctataaacatatggaagatAATAggttatccaggtttttaagcgaagatggcgtttgaatggtgaacgtccgaaatgtcaaaatcgcgcagtagcaccaacattagaaaaaatatgtggctgtcatgccatggcacacttttttcgtaaggttggtaccactgcgtgattttgacattgacATTGACATTGACAACCtggataggacctttaaaaaaaactctggataagTTTAAATATGTGCTCATACCTTGGctcattcgcgattaaaagctcaaaaattccgacagatggcgcaaagcatcgaagaatgacgattcaaattttcgctgttcggttacataggaatgcaaacttaaaattgaatttacagctcttagaacaacttttgagaaaaaattcaagtagtacgagtgtaaactttttgccctttataaattaacgcaataaaaaaaattggaaaaaaaaataattttgaaaaaataatattgtttaaaatgatagagcatcaaaagataacaaagtatcagcacagacaaacagacgtgactctccatacaaattatttttgaaatgcatcgtccttcatcaaatctccaaatcacggcgacgtcagcgctgcctggtgagcttATGCCGAAGCTCAGCCCAAACACACCAATACAAACCCATTactgtcatgtgtcatgtcagtgtatgcgtgagacaatcaagccttaacgattgtaaacattaacagctgattcgaaataatgttgttgttgctgatcatcagtaacaaaatcaaaataaataaatcaagaccgaCGGCCGAAAATTACGGTGGGTCGGTTCCGTTTCCGATGGCAGAACCTCGTGAGGCAAATCATGTGGCAGCACCTGCAGCGAAGCAAGACAAACACAATGACAGAAACCACACCACTGGTCCTCTCCGTTGCTTGCATGTTCCGTCTAAGATTCCTCCTCCACCGAAAACATGAACCATTACACCTGACACCATCATCAACAAGATATCCCGGTCACGAAAACACCAGTAGTGGCCGTCGGAATAGGAAAATCCAATTCAAAACTAACCGAATTGATCCCCACGATGGGCGTTTGGAAACATCTGCAGGGAGCGTGTCCACGGCGCAATTATGTTGCCAGCCAACGATAGACGCAACATCGTCAAAATGCCAaaaggacgaccagcagcagcaatctgagcAGCAGTCCACGAAGGATAAGCAGGTTGCTCCGAAGGAGATGACTCCACCACAGGACCCAGCCTATCTGGTAAATAGTGGGGTAAAGGGTATGCCCTCGCTAGTCAGACGCTCATCTGACTCTGGCCGAAACTTCCCCAAATTTGACCCGCAAAGTCTGGATACACGgaaattaaaatcaagattGAGATTATATGCGAACTGCATATAAACGAACTTTAAATTTGCATTATAAAATCCATAACACAACTTCATGAACCTCATTTGGCAAAatatgtttattaaaaaatatctcaaTACATTTTATATGCGTATCGCTTATAACCATGCTTTCCTTCTGCCTGATAAAAATCATTATGCTCGTAAGTACACTTTGTGAGCATTGCATATAAACTGTATGTGCGCATCGCTATAGATTTTTGCAGTATGCTTTCACATATAAAACTTATATGCAATGCTCACAACATTTATGGGTGCACGCTCAAATGTGTGCATAACTGTACATCATAAAACAAGATggcataaaattgaaaaacatagTTTTGTCGACAACGTCttgaaataagatttatttaaatttttatgtgcattaaagctgtaaaaaaagtgaaaaaggtGAATTCCGGTGTGTTAACCCTAATTAAAATTGAATCCTTAACGGCATAGTTTTCTTCCAGCTAAATCGACCAGTTTTCGGAAACACCGCTCGCGGTCTCGTGAAATCATGGACCTGGACCGAGACCGATTATTGATTCGTGACCTGGACGTGATCCTACGGCGACACCGGAGTCCTCCGCCGTCGAAGGGAGTTTGCGGGGACAGCGGCCAAGACGTGGGCAGGATGCGCTCAAGGTCGAGGAACGTAAGCGGGACGACAAGAGAAGAGAGGCCTCAAGCCTGAGGTGGATCCGGAAGATTAAAAGGCAGGTAGGAGCCACGGGTGGTGGAAGCCTGAAGGAAGCGGCCGCGCAAGGCCAGCTACGCGACAATCATCCTTCGTTCCGTCCCACTCGCTCGCAAAGCTCCTACGGCCGCCACCGTCAATAGCAGCAACGTTTTGACCGCCAACCCTATCAAAACACCCACGCGCGAAGATCCTCGCAACGCACGACGATCGTGAAAGATCTGATCTAATCGCGTTCCGGCTCGCCTTTGGTCTGCAGCCCCGACAAATTGGGCGAACTGGAAGAATTTAACCCACGGACCGCGGACGAacctgctgctgccgctgccgGAGTTATGATACTTTGATACAGCATGCTGCAGGCGAATAAACCAGCTGTCGGTGGGATGACTTAACAGCTTTTGGATTCGTTCCGGAGAGGAGTTGGACGCGATTCAAAGGGGATTGGATGGATTCCTGGAGTGCTTGCCGAGACCGACGTCCCACCCCTTCAACAACGACGTAACGAGGCTGCCAAAATCCGCCCATGTACCAAAAGAAACCAAAAGAAATTGATTGTGATAttattttcgatgtaaatttattggtacaaataaaaatcataattagTAGTAtcataaaaagtttgaaataacaattaaagaaaattaatgcAGAATATTGACATAAGTAATACCAAATAGAAATAAAATGCAATACTATTAAAAATCAagagaaaaatataacaaaaattatgaatttagcACATACATGTTATATGTGGGAACATATTGAAACCTGTGAGCATTACATATACCGTTCATGTGCCATGCACATACTTTGTAAATGCATTAGCTCATTTCTAACTCGTATCCATGTATATGCTGTGCGCATACAGTTTATATGCTATGCTCACGACATTTATGTACACAAGCATTCTGCAAAAATCTATATGCAATACTAATAGCAACAATCATgatatttatttcagtgtagtggATTACCGTTGGATTTTCtgaatttcattatattttttttttgttttcatttgctgcctcacacgtgctcacgctcaacctaaaaacaaaaaaacacgcatcacacacactgagaaaagacgggcgagctgtcacgacagcagcgccatcattgccgggtgagtggatgccgaaacaaaattgcatttgaaatagcCGTTTTTGAAGGACGATGGTtcggcactcgagtgtcccgtctgtttgtctgtggtatcagctcgaatttttgctcaaaagttgttttgaacgctggatattaacaaaacagaattcgcatacataacctcaaagggcggaaatttcaatcgacattcttcgctctgttctgctactcaacactaggtgtcgcatgtcgtttggctcttgaacggcattACCAACCTCTGAAGTTTCATTCTAATCAACGAATCCGACGAATATGCTCTGTATTATTtatgcacgcagaaaaataaggcatatttgaatcaacaaaacgttttgttgatttgaaaatcagtatttttgttgaatcaacgctaaacgtcaaagcagctttttcgaaacaacaaaagacttttgtggacttgagaaaatcaaggtttgtttcaacgcaaaatcggcgttgattatattcaacaaaaaatttgttgaatcaaacctcgtacaggctgattctacaaaacatttttctgcttgTGAGCATTTCAACCGCTACGCAACTTATGAACGATCCCTAGCCACAAAACATCGCACCACCCAAATTTGACACAAATCGCGCGAACTGTCACTGCAGTCGAGTTGgacccaaaagcaaaaagcaaaagaagaaaacgaaaaattagTGGTGTGTCGACGACGAATTTGAACTCAAAGTTGAGCAATTTAATCGCCAGAAAACAAGttgtaaatttgcaaaattaagcCAAATATTGCGCAGAGGATGTGCTTCGCTTGATCCGGCAACAGATTCCGGAAAAATTGGCTTGACGTGTGCGTTTTAATCGTGTGGGATTCTTCCAGGGTTTGGGAGAGGTGGAGATTTTGGTAGAAGGAAAAAGGCCTGAAACGTCACTACTTCCCACGTCAGCCGGAATCGCGGAACGTTCAGGATGGTACTGATAGCGGCCGCCGTGTGCACCAAGGCCGGCAAAACGATCGTGTCGCGCCAGTTTGTCGAGATGACCAAGGCGCGGATCGAGGGGCTGCTGGCGGCGTTCCCGAAGCTGATGACGTCCGGCAAGCAGCACACCTTCGTGGAAACGGATTCGGTGCGGTACGTTTACCAGCCGCTGGAGAAGCTGTACATGCTGCTGATCACGACCAAGGCCAGCAACATCCTGGAGGATTTGGAGACGTTGCGGCTGTTTTCGAAAATTGTAGGATTTGCGAGTTGGGATGGGTTTTTTGATTTGTTGGGATAAATGGAgttcttttggattttttagatTCCCGAGTTCTGTCGGTCGCTCGAGGAGAAGGAAATTGTGGAG
Protein-coding sequences here:
- the LOC6051516 gene encoding proteasome subunit beta type-5, coding for MALADVCGFSSGSLLAGGPMGYQSFQRDIALGSQNLENSLSLAVPPFQEPAENLAKLQAHGESSGIKMDFDHGTTTLGFRFQGGVILAVDSRATGGQFIGSQTMKKIVEINDYLLGTLAGGAADCVYWDRVLAKECRIYELRNKERISVAAASKIMSNIVYYYKGMGLSMGMMLAGYDKRGPQLYYIDSEGTRTPGKVFSVGSGSIYAYGVLDSGYRWDLSDEDAQDLGRRAIYHATHRDAYSGGIVRVYHIKPTGWVNISNQDCMDLHFKYQDEKKQKFGS